One region of Chryseobacterium sp. SORGH_AS_0447 genomic DNA includes:
- a CDS encoding IS4 family transposase, translating into MSSRDFTRKRKLSFSNTLLFMLNFITKSLSCEIVNFIHYIRSLGQTQNTFTKSAYVQNRKKIKPEVFIHLNKRLVEEFYTDNSAVQTKFNGLRLLAIDGSRINLPQTRELEEIYGVSKNQTSHTCVQAKACVLYDTINKICLKGVLSSIDTDERLQALELLAHCCHNDLLLYDRGFASFDFFYQHHKRNFNYLMRVKVGLNQTIKDFVKSGISSMITDFKPSPNVDLSGKDYGRDYTFKVRLLRVVLDNGTIEVLATSLLDEACYPSEIFKALYFERWGIETYFDEIKNKLHLEEFSGYSNNSILQDFYSTLLVSNIQTLIVRELEQELNEVDTKKKYRYKVNTSLSYSLMKNRILNLLFSNVKKEDIVAELKILFASHMIPVRPKRSFKRNILKYRVRAKPKVTKNYKKNL; encoded by the coding sequence ATGAGTAGCAGAGATTTCACCCGCAAAAGGAAGTTGAGCTTTTCAAATACGCTTTTGTTTATGCTCAACTTCATTACCAAAAGCCTGTCCTGTGAGATTGTAAATTTCATTCACTATATAAGATCTTTGGGCCAGACACAGAATACTTTTACAAAAAGTGCATACGTACAGAACAGAAAAAAGATAAAGCCCGAGGTTTTTATTCATCTGAACAAGCGGCTTGTGGAAGAATTCTATACAGATAATTCTGCAGTACAGACCAAATTCAATGGTCTTCGTCTGTTGGCTATTGATGGTTCGAGAATTAATCTACCTCAAACCCGAGAGCTGGAAGAGATTTATGGTGTATCCAAAAACCAGACTTCTCATACCTGCGTACAGGCCAAAGCCTGCGTACTGTATGATACAATCAATAAAATCTGTTTAAAAGGGGTACTTTCTTCTATAGATACTGATGAACGTTTACAGGCTCTTGAGCTGTTGGCTCATTGTTGCCATAATGATCTGCTGCTATATGACCGTGGTTTTGCTTCATTTGATTTCTTTTATCAGCATCACAAAAGAAATTTTAACTACCTTATGCGCGTAAAAGTAGGTTTGAACCAAACCATAAAAGATTTCGTCAAAAGCGGAATATCCAGTATGATAACAGACTTTAAGCCTTCTCCCAACGTAGATCTGTCAGGAAAAGATTATGGTAGAGACTATACTTTTAAGGTAAGATTGTTGCGTGTCGTACTGGATAATGGCACCATCGAAGTTCTTGCAACCTCTCTTTTAGATGAGGCTTGTTATCCTTCGGAGATTTTCAAAGCCCTATATTTTGAACGCTGGGGCATAGAAACCTATTTTGATGAAATCAAAAACAAGCTTCACCTGGAGGAATTTTCCGGTTACTCAAACAACAGCATCTTACAGGATTTCTATTCTACTTTGCTTGTAAGCAATATACAGACCCTTATTGTCAGAGAACTCGAACAGGAGCTTAATGAAGTTGATACGAAAAAGAAGTACCGGTACAAAGTCAATACTTCCCTTTCTTACAGCTTGATGAAAAACAGAATTTTGAATTTGCTCTTTAGCAATGTAAAAAAAGAGGATATAGTGGCAGAGCTTAAAATTCTTTTTGCTTCTCATATGATCCCCGTCAGACCCAAAAGATCCTTTAAAAGGAATATTTTAAAATACAGAGTCAGAGCGAAACCAAAGGTCACTAAAAACTATAAAAAAAATCTATAA
- a CDS encoding sugar porter family MFS transporter, whose product MNKIVMWSVTAALAGFLFGFDVVVISGADKKLQALWHSSDVFHGAVVMGMALWGTVIGAIFGGIPTNTFGRKKTLLAIGVLYALSAIGTACSNDPYLFAFFRFMGGLGVGASTIAAPAYISEIAPAKDRGRLVSLYQFNIVLGILVAFLSNYLLSGIGDNDWRWMLGVQAIPAAVYTLCVFIIPESPRWLVSKGRIEEAKNVMKVISPDQDSDTLIKQMEDDHAEAPKENIFMKKYRFPLMLAFLVAFFNQMSGINAFLYYAPRIFGEAGLGEKTALLSSIGIGIVNMVFTLVGVNLIDKVGRRTLMYIGSVGYIISLGLVSMAFYFHWSGLAIPVFLFLFIASHAIGQGTVIWVFISEIFPNHLRASGQAFGSSTHWVLAAVIPSMIPTLFSTIGAGTVFLVFTVAMVFQLLFVIFMMPETKGVSLEKLSKALTKE is encoded by the coding sequence ATGAATAAAATTGTGATGTGGTCTGTCACCGCAGCGTTGGCAGGATTTCTTTTCGGGTTTGATGTAGTGGTGATTTCCGGGGCCGATAAAAAACTACAGGCACTCTGGCATAGCTCAGATGTCTTCCACGGGGCCGTGGTAATGGGAATGGCATTGTGGGGAACCGTTATAGGAGCCATCTTCGGCGGAATCCCCACCAATACATTCGGAAGAAAGAAAACCTTACTGGCCATCGGGGTCTTATATGCACTTTCCGCCATCGGAACAGCATGTTCCAACGACCCTTATCTCTTTGCATTTTTCAGGTTTATGGGCGGTTTGGGCGTTGGCGCGTCTACCATTGCTGCGCCAGCTTACATTTCTGAGATTGCACCGGCGAAAGACCGTGGCCGGTTGGTTTCGCTCTATCAGTTCAACATCGTTTTAGGGATTTTGGTGGCCTTTTTATCCAACTATTTACTCAGCGGAATCGGGGATAACGACTGGCGTTGGATGCTTGGCGTTCAGGCGATTCCGGCAGCTGTCTATACCCTTTGCGTTTTCATCATTCCTGAAAGTCCGAGATGGCTGGTGTCCAAAGGCAGAATAGAAGAAGCTAAAAATGTAATGAAAGTCATCAGTCCGGACCAGGATTCCGACACGCTCATCAAACAGATGGAAGACGACCACGCCGAAGCACCAAAGGAAAATATCTTCATGAAAAAATACCGTTTCCCGCTGATGCTGGCTTTTTTGGTTGCCTTTTTCAACCAGATGTCGGGAATTAACGCCTTCTTGTATTATGCACCGAGGATTTTTGGTGAGGCCGGGTTGGGTGAGAAAACCGCACTGCTCAGCAGCATCGGGATTGGCATTGTGAATATGGTTTTCACCCTCGTCGGCGTTAATCTGATTGATAAGGTTGGCAGAAGAACCCTGATGTATATTGGTTCCGTCGGGTATATTATTTCATTGGGACTGGTTTCAATGGCGTTTTATTTCCATTGGTCAGGACTGGCGATTCCGGTATTCCTGTTCCTGTTCATTGCTTCGCACGCTATCGGTCAGGGAACGGTGATCTGGGTTTTCATTTCCGAGATTTTCCCCAACCATCTCCGGGCTTCGGGACAGGCCTTCGGAAGTTCCACGCACTGGGTTTTGGCGGCGGTTATTCCGTCAATGATACCGACTTTATTTTCCACCATCGGCGCAGGAACCGTATTTCTGGTCTTTACCGTTGCAATGGTTTTCCAGCTGTTGTTCGTGATTTTTATGATGCCCGAGACCAAAGGTGTTTCCCTCGAAAAACTCAGCAAGGCCTTAACGAAAGAATGA
- a CDS encoding glycoside hydrolase family 32 protein: protein MKKITSTLLIAVAFHSGLHAQSDPGISEEQLYRPNFHFSPKKGWMNDPNGLYYKDGVYHLFFQYYPDGNKWGPMHWGHAISKDLVKWEEHPIALYPDDLGYIFSGSAVVDKNNTSGFGDSKNNPVVAIYTYHNPNREKDGKIDVESQGIAYSLDNSKTWTKYASNPVLQNPGIRDFRDPKVFWDAKRQQWIMVLAAQDRTHFYASKDLKNWTFQSEFGKEEGAHGGVWECPDLFPLKVEGTNEEKWVLIVNINPGGPNKGSAGQYFVGDFDGKTFKTDELFNRQLHKEKAAWLDWGKDNYASVSFDNIPQDKRIIIGWMSNWEYAQEVPTEAWRSSMTVAREVSLKKTKDGYILRNVPVSQLKNYQGKSIKKKINVQPENKLFGKSEIDLSKAVLELDISKMTAGTYTFVLKNSLGEKLVFGMDNKTGELFVDRSGSGKTAFGKNYATPVTKAPLSQPYTHAKMKVVLDKTSIEIFFNDGEKVLTEIFFPNENFSELTLSTDTEGSSLNINAHQVNIK, encoded by the coding sequence ATGAAAAAAATAACCTCAACTTTACTCATCGCTGTCGCCTTCCATTCCGGTCTGCACGCACAGTCGGATCCCGGAATCTCGGAAGAACAGCTCTATCGGCCCAATTTCCATTTCAGTCCCAAAAAAGGCTGGATGAACGACCCGAACGGGCTCTATTACAAAGACGGCGTCTACCACCTCTTTTTTCAGTATTATCCCGACGGAAACAAATGGGGACCGATGCATTGGGGACACGCTATCAGCAAAGACCTCGTGAAGTGGGAAGAGCATCCTATTGCGCTTTATCCGGATGATTTAGGATACATTTTCTCGGGAAGTGCAGTGGTGGACAAAAACAACACTTCAGGTTTTGGAGATTCCAAAAACAATCCGGTCGTCGCCATCTACACCTATCACAATCCCAACCGTGAAAAAGACGGGAAAATAGACGTGGAATCCCAGGGAATCGCTTATTCGCTTGACAACAGCAAAACCTGGACAAAATATGCTTCCAATCCGGTTCTTCAAAACCCCGGAATCCGTGATTTCCGAGACCCGAAAGTGTTCTGGGATGCTAAAAGGCAACAGTGGATCATGGTATTGGCCGCTCAGGACAGAACACACTTCTACGCATCAAAAGACCTGAAAAACTGGACATTCCAATCCGAATTCGGGAAGGAGGAAGGGGCGCACGGCGGCGTTTGGGAATGTCCCGACTTATTTCCGCTGAAAGTGGAAGGAACCAATGAAGAAAAGTGGGTGCTGATTGTCAACATCAATCCGGGCGGACCGAACAAAGGTTCTGCCGGACAGTATTTTGTCGGTGATTTCGACGGGAAAACCTTTAAGACGGATGAACTTTTTAATCGTCAGCTTCATAAAGAGAAAGCCGCCTGGCTGGATTGGGGGAAAGATAACTATGCGAGTGTCTCCTTCGACAATATTCCGCAGGACAAGAGAATCATCATTGGCTGGATGAGCAATTGGGAATATGCGCAGGAAGTTCCTACGGAAGCGTGGCGCAGCAGTATGACTGTGGCAAGGGAAGTTTCACTCAAAAAAACAAAAGACGGCTATATCCTCAGGAATGTTCCGGTTTCCCAGCTGAAAAATTATCAGGGGAAATCCATAAAGAAAAAAATCAATGTACAACCTGAAAATAAGCTGTTTGGCAAATCGGAAATAGACCTTAGCAAAGCCGTTTTAGAGTTGGATATAAGCAAAATGACTGCCGGAACCTACACTTTCGTACTGAAAAATTCATTGGGGGAAAAACTGGTTTTCGGAATGGATAATAAGACCGGGGAACTCTTCGTCGACCGTTCCGGATCAGGAAAAACAGCTTTCGGGAAAAATTACGCAACGCCGGTTACCAAAGCACCGCTGAGCCAGCCGTATACCCATGCAAAAATGAAAGTGGTTTTGGATAAGACTTCCATAGAAATCTTCTTCAATGACGGTGAAAAAGTGCTGACCGAAATCTTCTTCCCCAACGAAAATTTTTCAGAACTGACCCTATCGACAGACACGGAAGGAAGCTCATTAAATATCAATGCCCATCAGGTAAATATCAAATAA
- a CDS encoding TonB-dependent receptor, protein MKKYKMAIAFCLLPFSGLLAQEIVRGKVLSSNQKPLNGVTVTVFETGATTTTDSSGAFQISDLQKGNKLIFTYPDYSTQEVVVDEKTVLNIVLAADKVKNIDEVVMTGYTKQKKADITGAVSIVDMKDLNKQAEPNPIKSLQGRVAGVNISADGSPSGGNTKVLIRGVGTLNNTDPLYVIDGVPTKAGMHELNPADIESMQVLKDASSASIYGSRAANGVIIITTKKGKKGRMRIDLNYYTAFSQYAKKTPVLNAKQFGQVLWQANINDGLNPNNNNLSYTFDWGVQNGVPTLYNSYVPEYLDAAKTINSANTNWYDEVSQTGVANSLDVAASSASDKGSYYFSMGYYNNDGIVKLTNFKRLSARVNTSYNFFDGKLRIGENFTFNKTNEVMDPGVLDPALRALPVIPVHTVDGIGWGGPVGGMNDRQNPVRLLEYNKDNGYCYQRFFGNVYAELQPLKNLTLKSSFGIDFSNYYKRMLQRSYVSGYLQNKTNAVNIDQSDTEKWTWSNTAQYTAKAGNHHFDLLGGMEMYRDTYNNTWLRKEGFLIETPDYMYPDAGTGDAFNGGSSTYYSLLSYFGKFSYDYDNRYLFSATVRYDGSSRFGKNNRFGTFPAFSAGWRINKEDFAEKWIPFFSDLRLRAGWGQTGNQEISNSAVYSLYIANYAGGNPTWATSYGTAYDISGVGSGLLPSGFIATQTRNDDLRWETTTQTNLGMDFGFFNQKLTGSVDVYKKATKDILVLPPYLAVIGEGGNRWINGASMENKGLEVALGYADKTAGGFGYEISGNFSVNRNKITELPQSVINNYGGNGTTDNILGRPINSMYGYVADGLFRTQAEVDHSATQPGKGLGRIRYADLNNDGIIDDKDRTWIGNPNPGFMYGVNLNFSYKNFDLSTFWQGIGDVDVINAKKYQTDFWSVDDVGSNKGTRLLNAWSPQNPNSDIPALTTVDSNAESRFSSYYVENGSYLKLRVLQLGYSIPKNVLEQYKITNFRIYISAQNLLTLKSKSFTGIDPETPAFGYPLPLTFNFGVNLSL, encoded by the coding sequence ATGAAGAAATATAAAATGGCCATTGCCTTTTGCCTTCTCCCTTTTTCCGGTCTTCTGGCACAGGAAATCGTCAGGGGCAAAGTGCTGTCTTCCAATCAGAAACCGCTGAACGGGGTTACCGTAACGGTTTTCGAAACAGGGGCAACCACGACCACCGACAGCAGCGGTGCGTTTCAAATCAGTGATTTGCAGAAAGGAAACAAACTTATTTTCACGTATCCCGATTACTCCACGCAGGAAGTGGTGGTGGATGAGAAGACCGTCCTCAACATTGTTCTGGCTGCCGATAAGGTGAAGAACATCGATGAAGTTGTGATGACCGGATATACGAAACAGAAAAAGGCAGACATTACCGGAGCCGTTTCCATCGTTGATATGAAAGACCTGAACAAACAGGCCGAGCCGAATCCCATCAAATCCCTTCAGGGAAGGGTAGCCGGGGTCAACATCTCGGCGGACGGTTCGCCCTCCGGGGGAAATACCAAAGTCCTGATCCGGGGTGTAGGAACGCTCAACAATACCGATCCGCTCTATGTGATAGACGGTGTTCCCACAAAAGCGGGAATGCACGAGCTGAATCCTGCCGACATCGAATCGATGCAGGTGCTGAAAGATGCTTCATCCGCCAGCATCTACGGCTCCAGGGCAGCCAATGGGGTGATTATCATTACCACGAAGAAAGGAAAAAAAGGCAGGATGAGAATCGACTTGAATTATTATACGGCCTTTTCCCAATATGCAAAAAAGACCCCTGTTCTCAATGCAAAACAGTTCGGGCAGGTGCTTTGGCAGGCCAACATCAACGACGGCCTGAACCCGAATAACAATAATCTGAGCTATACTTTCGACTGGGGCGTTCAGAATGGAGTTCCGACCTTGTACAACAGCTATGTTCCGGAATACCTGGATGCAGCGAAAACCATCAACTCGGCCAATACCAACTGGTATGATGAGGTGTCCCAGACCGGCGTTGCCAATTCTTTGGATGTAGCCGCTTCAAGTGCTTCGGACAAAGGGTCTTACTATTTCTCAATGGGCTATTATAACAATGACGGTATCGTAAAGCTGACCAATTTCAAGAGATTGTCTGCCCGGGTGAATACCTCCTATAATTTTTTCGATGGTAAATTGAGAATCGGGGAAAATTTCACCTTCAATAAAACCAATGAAGTGATGGACCCTGGTGTTCTGGACCCGGCTTTGAGAGCGCTGCCTGTCATTCCTGTTCACACCGTGGACGGAATCGGGTGGGGCGGTCCGGTGGGCGGGATGAACGACCGTCAGAATCCTGTCCGTCTTCTGGAATACAACAAAGATAACGGCTACTGTTACCAGCGTTTTTTCGGAAACGTCTACGCCGAATTGCAGCCGTTGAAAAACCTTACATTGAAATCCAGCTTTGGGATTGATTTTTCAAACTATTACAAAAGGATGCTGCAGCGCAGCTACGTTTCCGGCTATCTTCAAAACAAGACCAATGCGGTGAACATCGACCAGTCCGATACCGAAAAATGGACGTGGAGCAATACCGCACAATACACCGCCAAAGCAGGAAACCACCACTTCGATTTGCTGGGCGGGATGGAAATGTACCGCGATACCTACAACAATACCTGGCTCAGGAAAGAAGGATTCCTGATTGAGACACCGGATTATATGTATCCCGATGCCGGAACCGGCGATGCCTTCAATGGTGGAAGCTCGACCTATTATAGCCTGTTGTCCTATTTCGGGAAATTCTCTTACGATTACGACAACCGTTACCTGTTCTCTGCTACCGTGCGTTATGACGGCTCTTCAAGATTCGGGAAAAACAACCGTTTCGGAACGTTCCCGGCATTTTCGGCGGGCTGGAGGATCAATAAGGAAGATTTTGCAGAGAAATGGATTCCGTTTTTCTCGGATTTGAGGCTGAGAGCAGGCTGGGGACAGACCGGGAACCAGGAAATCAGCAACTCTGCGGTGTACTCGCTGTATATTGCGAATTATGCGGGCGGCAATCCCACCTGGGCCACTTCTTACGGCACGGCTTACGATATTTCCGGGGTAGGAAGCGGTTTATTGCCGTCAGGATTTATTGCCACTCAAACCAGGAATGATGATTTAAGATGGGAAACCACTACGCAGACCAACCTCGGAATGGATTTCGGATTTTTTAATCAGAAGCTGACCGGAAGTGTGGATGTTTATAAAAAAGCAACCAAAGATATTCTCGTGCTGCCGCCGTATCTCGCAGTGATTGGCGAAGGCGGGAACCGCTGGATCAACGGTGCGTCTATGGAAAACAAAGGGCTTGAGGTCGCTTTAGGCTATGCCGATAAAACGGCTGGTGGCTTTGGGTACGAAATTTCAGGGAACTTTTCAGTGAACCGGAATAAAATCACCGAGTTGCCGCAATCGGTTATCAACAATTATGGCGGAAACGGAACGACCGATAATATTCTCGGAAGGCCAATTAATTCAATGTACGGTTATGTGGCCGACGGACTTTTCAGGACGCAGGCCGAGGTGGATCATTCCGCCACACAACCCGGAAAAGGTCTCGGAAGAATCCGTTATGCCGATTTAAATAACGACGGCATCATAGACGATAAAGACAGAACGTGGATTGGAAATCCGAACCCGGGTTTTATGTATGGCGTCAATCTTAATTTCTCCTACAAGAATTTCGATTTGTCAACCTTCTGGCAAGGCATCGGGGATGTGGATGTTATCAATGCCAAAAAATACCAGACCGATTTCTGGAGCGTGGATGATGTCGGTTCCAACAAAGGAACGAGATTGCTCAATGCGTGGTCGCCGCAGAATCCGAACTCCGACATTCCGGCACTTACGACAGTGGACAGCAATGCGGAATCCAGATTTTCATCCTATTATGTGGAAAACGGAAGCTATCTGAAATTAAGGGTTTTACAATTGGGGTACAGCATTCCGAAAAATGTGCTGGAACAGTATAAAATCACCAATTTCAGGATTTACATCAGTGCACAGAATCTTCTGACCCTCAAATCCAAAAGCTTCACAGGCATCGACCCGGAGACGCCGGCTTTCGGCTATCCGCTTCCGCTGACGTTTAATTTTGGAGTTAATTTATCATTATAA
- a CDS encoding RagB/SusD family nutrient uptake outer membrane protein yields MKKNILLTIACAFLLGMTSCNDFLDNEPRGVLSEADVVTPQNVDGFVVAAYAALGNDHYDTPFSLWPYGNVRSDDAYKGGSGTNDIQAFHFFEISNNIRSDFGELDRLWYLHYVGIGRCNKAIAALNQLSEAQYPNKQKRIAEMKFVRGHFYFMLKILFKYVPYVDENTPIEDYPKISNRAKTDQQLWDAIASDFEFSAANLPSTQSEAGRPKKSAAYAYLAKVRLYQAYQQDDNYTVTQINPATLQKSIDAANQVIGNYTLESDFGYNFLPGTHENGPESVFSIQYSDNDGTLFGRLNYGDVLSLPQGLGCCDFHKPSQNLVNAFKTTPQGLPMFDTYNDTDLDYHQLNNYKVDPRLYHTVALPGLPWKYEESKIYQESWNRSPGTYGYYASLKENVPVGCGCTVNVDPFYGNSKNRIIIRYSDVLLMKAEALIELGQINEALPLINQVRQRAANSTVITGSYTANNLISKYEPGVNCTWNQDFARKALRWERRMEFAMEGSRFFDLVRWGTTATTMNTYYSGEKTKRSYYSQAGFDHGIEEYCPIPLAQINFSQGLYKQNNGY; encoded by the coding sequence ATGAAAAAGAATATACTTTTAACAATTGCCTGCGCTTTCCTTTTGGGAATGACTTCCTGCAACGATTTCCTGGACAATGAACCGAGAGGGGTGCTTTCCGAAGCCGATGTGGTAACCCCTCAGAATGTGGACGGTTTTGTGGTGGCGGCTTATGCTGCGCTCGGCAACGACCATTATGATACGCCTTTCAGCCTTTGGCCTTACGGAAATGTACGTTCTGACGATGCCTACAAAGGCGGAAGCGGAACCAACGACATCCAGGCCTTTCACTTTTTTGAAATTTCAAACAACATCCGTTCGGATTTTGGTGAATTAGACCGGCTCTGGTATCTGCATTATGTGGGAATCGGACGTTGCAACAAAGCTATTGCCGCACTGAATCAGCTTTCCGAAGCGCAATATCCGAACAAGCAGAAACGCATAGCCGAAATGAAATTTGTAAGAGGGCATTTTTATTTTATGCTGAAAATCCTTTTCAAATATGTGCCTTACGTGGACGAAAATACACCGATTGAAGATTACCCGAAAATTTCCAACCGGGCAAAAACCGACCAGCAATTGTGGGACGCCATCGCTTCTGATTTTGAATTTTCGGCTGCCAATCTTCCTTCAACCCAATCCGAAGCCGGAAGACCGAAGAAAAGTGCGGCGTATGCGTATCTTGCCAAAGTGCGGCTGTACCAGGCTTATCAGCAGGACGATAATTATACGGTGACCCAAATCAACCCGGCAACGCTTCAGAAGTCCATTGATGCGGCCAACCAGGTGATTGGGAACTATACTTTGGAATCGGATTTCGGGTACAACTTCCTTCCGGGAACGCACGAGAACGGTCCGGAGTCGGTTTTCTCCATCCAGTATTCCGACAACGACGGAACACTTTTCGGAAGGCTGAATTATGGTGATGTCCTGTCTCTTCCGCAAGGTTTGGGATGCTGCGATTTCCACAAGCCAAGCCAGAACCTGGTAAATGCCTTCAAAACAACACCGCAAGGTTTACCGATGTTCGATACCTATAACGATACGGATCTGGATTATCATCAGCTCAACAATTACAAAGTGGACCCAAGGCTGTATCACACAGTGGCTTTGCCGGGACTGCCTTGGAAATATGAGGAAAGCAAAATCTACCAGGAAAGCTGGAACAGAAGCCCGGGAACCTACGGTTATTATGCGTCGTTAAAGGAAAATGTTCCGGTGGGCTGCGGCTGTACGGTAAACGTGGACCCGTTCTACGGCAATTCCAAAAACAGGATTATCATCCGCTATTCCGATGTATTGCTGATGAAAGCCGAAGCCTTAATCGAGCTTGGACAAATCAATGAAGCATTGCCGTTAATCAACCAGGTGAGGCAGCGTGCCGCGAACAGTACGGTTATAACCGGAAGCTATACTGCCAATAACCTGATTAGTAAATATGAGCCGGGCGTGAACTGTACGTGGAATCAGGATTTTGCCAGAAAAGCCCTCAGATGGGAGCGCAGAATGGAGTTTGCCATGGAAGGCAGCCGTTTCTTCGACCTGGTGAGATGGGGAACAACGGCAACGACTATGAATACGTATTACTCAGGCGAGAAAACAAAACGGTCGTATTATTCGCAGGCGGGATTTGACCACGGAATCGAAGAATACTGTCCGATTCCACTGGCTCAGATTAACTTCAGCCAGGGATTGTACAAACAAAATAACGGTTATTAA
- a CDS encoding DUF4960 domain-containing protein — protein MKTIFNQFRIFVLLLIFAVLVWSCDNNVEDGLVTDVSVNVSSFKVNGVSGDIDHKNDKITVTLPYGTSVTAVSPSIEIPQGASISPSSGTVQDFTQPVKYRVKNGNIYKDYQVTVQAQVPIISFKINGLSATINHSGKTISLTMPEGTNLTALQPVIEMAGGVSISPASGTTINFSSPVQFTVSNANLTEVYTAKVTTPVSGPTVAFLGTAATRTGLTNPDEIAASDWLFGKFSGAVYVSIADVASGAANLTGINVIWWHFDSATALPGDALNASATSKIKTYLNAGGNILLTGFAAQYVDALAIVPSGKGPNNVFGDFLPNGFVDANNDWGISFKGNETHPVFDGLQTYESGKANFLQKGTFRLNHTTWWFLPDWGGYGNGAGWRTQTGGNNLASEAWDNTLDGRVAVAEFPGGTANKKCVTISMGSYDWYNETSNGTPSQPNGFLDNIKKITENSLNYLVTH, from the coding sequence ATGAAAACAATATTTAATCAATTCCGGATATTCGTTCTGCTGCTGATTTTCGCAGTACTCGTCTGGTCCTGCGACAATAATGTGGAGGACGGGCTGGTAACGGATGTTTCGGTGAATGTGTCTTCCTTTAAAGTAAACGGGGTTTCAGGAGACATCGATCATAAAAATGATAAAATCACGGTAACGCTGCCATACGGAACCAGTGTAACCGCAGTATCACCGTCCATTGAAATTCCGCAGGGCGCAAGCATTTCCCCGTCTTCGGGAACGGTGCAGGATTTTACCCAGCCTGTAAAATACCGGGTGAAAAACGGAAATATCTACAAGGACTATCAGGTGACGGTTCAGGCTCAGGTTCCGATTATCAGTTTTAAAATCAATGGATTATCGGCGACCATCAACCATTCCGGCAAAACGATTTCACTCACCATGCCGGAAGGAACAAATCTTACTGCATTGCAGCCTGTCATCGAAATGGCCGGCGGTGTGAGCATCAGCCCGGCATCAGGAACGACGATTAATTTCAGCAGTCCTGTACAGTTTACCGTTTCCAATGCGAATCTGACTGAAGTCTACACGGCAAAAGTAACCACACCGGTTTCCGGTCCAACGGTAGCATTCCTGGGAACGGCAGCCACGAGAACAGGGCTTACCAATCCGGATGAGATTGCCGCTTCCGACTGGCTTTTCGGGAAATTTTCAGGAGCGGTTTACGTTTCAATAGCAGATGTGGCGAGTGGTGCGGCTAATCTGACGGGAATCAATGTGATCTGGTGGCATTTTGATTCGGCTACTGCTTTGCCGGGCGATGCACTGAATGCAAGTGCGACATCCAAAATAAAAACCTATCTGAATGCAGGCGGAAATATTCTCTTAACGGGATTTGCCGCCCAGTATGTGGATGCTTTGGCCATAGTGCCTTCCGGAAAAGGACCGAACAACGTTTTCGGGGATTTCCTTCCGAACGGGTTTGTTGATGCCAACAACGACTGGGGAATTTCCTTCAAAGGGAATGAAACGCACCCTGTTTTCGACGGATTGCAAACCTACGAATCCGGGAAAGCCAATTTCCTTCAGAAAGGAACCTTCCGGCTGAATCATACGACGTGGTGGTTCCTGCCGGATTGGGGCGGCTATGGAAACGGCGCAGGATGGAGAACCCAGACCGGAGGAAACAATCTGGCCAGTGAAGCCTGGGACAATACCCTGGATGGACGTGTAGCCGTGGCCGAATTTCCGGGCGGAACAGCCAATAAAAAATGCGTCACCATCTCGATGGGGTCTTACGACTGGTACAACGAAACTTCTAACGGAACGCCAAGCCAGCCGAACGGATTTTTGGATAACATCAAAAAAATCACGGAGAACAGCCTTAATTATCTTGTAACGCATTAA